The Neovison vison isolate M4711 chromosome 5, ASM_NN_V1, whole genome shotgun sequence genome includes a region encoding these proteins:
- the LOC122906983 gene encoding DNA-directed RNA polymerases I and III subunit RPAC2 — translation MEEDQELERKISGLKTSMAEGERKTALEMVQAAGTDRHCVTFVLHEEDHTLGNSLRYMIMKNPEVEFCGYTTTHPSESKINLRIQTRGALPAVEPFQRGLNELMNVCQHVLDKFEASIKEYKDQKASRNESTF, via the exons ATGGAAGAGGACCAGGAGTTGGAGAG aAAAATATCTGGATTGAAGACCTCAATGGCTGAAGGCGAGAGGAAGACAGCCCTGGAAATGGTCCAGGCAGCTGGAACAGATAGACACTGTGTGACATTTGTATTGCACGAGGAGGACCATACCCTAGGAAATTCTCTCCGTTACATGATCATGAAGAACCCGGAAGTGGAATTTTGTGGTTACACTACAACCCATCCTTCAGAGAGCAAAATTAATTTACGCATTCAGACTCGAGGTGCTCTTCCAGCTGTTGAGCCATTTCAGAGAGGCTTGAATGAGCTCATGAATGTCTGCCAACATGTGCTGGACAAGTTTGAGGCCAGCATAAAGGAATATAAGGATCAAAAAGCAAGCAGAAATGAATCCACATTCTAG